In a single window of the Prochlorococcus marinus str. AS9601 genome:
- the psbC gene encoding photosystem II reaction center protein CP43 has protein sequence METPFNNLLRAPNQSIEETGYAWYVGNARLINLSGRLLGAHIAHSGLIVFWAGAMMLFEVNHFTFDKPMWEQGLICMPHVAMFGYGIGPGGEVTDIMPFFQAGVVHLIASAVLGFGGIYHSLAGPEKLEEDFPFFSTDWRDKNQMTNILGYHLIVLGVGALAWSVNWCFIGGAYDTWAPGGGEVRLVNPTLDPRVILGYLFRSPWGGAGSIIGVNSIEDIVGGHVYVGITAIIGGIFHIFTKPFGWARRAFIWNGEGLLSYALGGICVASFIASTFIWFNNTAYPSEFYGPTNAEASQAQSFTFLVRDQRIGANVGSTMGPTGLGKYLMRSPTGEIIFGGETMRFWDFRGPWLEPLRGPNGLSLEKIQNDIQPWQVRRAAEYMTHAPNASINSVGGIITEPNAVNFVNLRQWLAAAQFFLGWFTFIGHLWHAGRARAAAAGFEKGIDRKSEPALEMPDLD, from the coding sequence GTGGAAACGCCCTTTAATAATTTATTAAGAGCTCCAAACCAAAGTATTGAGGAAACTGGTTATGCCTGGTATGTAGGCAACGCTAGATTAATCAATTTATCTGGACGTTTATTGGGAGCTCACATTGCTCACTCTGGACTAATAGTCTTTTGGGCGGGAGCAATGATGCTCTTTGAGGTTAATCATTTCACTTTTGATAAACCAATGTGGGAGCAAGGTTTAATCTGTATGCCACACGTTGCAATGTTTGGCTACGGGATAGGCCCAGGTGGTGAAGTTACTGATATCATGCCTTTCTTCCAAGCAGGCGTGGTTCATTTGATAGCTTCTGCTGTTCTTGGTTTTGGTGGTATTTACCATTCATTAGCAGGCCCAGAAAAACTTGAAGAAGATTTTCCATTTTTCTCCACCGATTGGAGAGATAAAAATCAAATGACAAATATTCTTGGATATCATTTGATTGTATTAGGTGTAGGTGCATTAGCATGGTCAGTTAACTGGTGTTTTATTGGCGGTGCATATGACACATGGGCACCTGGTGGTGGTGAAGTCAGACTTGTTAATCCAACTTTAGATCCGAGAGTTATTCTTGGTTATCTATTTAGATCTCCATGGGGAGGAGCTGGTTCAATAATCGGTGTCAACTCCATCGAAGATATTGTTGGTGGACACGTTTACGTGGGTATTACTGCAATTATTGGAGGAATATTCCATATCTTCACAAAACCCTTTGGATGGGCAAGAAGAGCATTCATCTGGAATGGTGAAGGACTATTAAGTTATGCTCTTGGTGGAATTTGTGTAGCAAGTTTCATTGCTTCAACATTCATTTGGTTTAACAATACTGCTTACCCTTCAGAATTTTATGGCCCAACAAATGCTGAAGCTTCACAGGCTCAAAGCTTTACTTTCCTAGTGAGAGACCAAAGAATTGGAGCTAACGTAGGTTCAACAATGGGACCAACAGGTCTAGGTAAGTATCTCATGAGATCTCCTACTGGTGAAATTATATTTGGTGGTGAAACAATGAGATTTTGGGATTTCAGAGGTCCATGGTTAGAGCCTTTAAGAGGTCCTAATGGTTTGAGCCTTGAGAAAATTCAAAATGATATTCAGCCTTGGCAGGTAAGAAGAGCAGCTGAATATATGACTCATGCTCCTAACGCTTCTATCAACTCTGTTGGTGGAATCATTACAGAGCCAAATGCTGTTAACTTCGTTAACCTAAGACAATGGTTAGCTGCAGCTCAATTCTTCCTAGGATGGTTTACATTTATCGGTCATCTTTGGCATGCTGGACGTGCTAGAGCTGCCGCTGCTGGTTTCGAGAAAGGAATCGACAGAAAGAGTGAACCAGCTCTAGAAATGCCTGATCTAGATTAA
- a CDS encoding nucleoside triphosphate pyrophosphatase, which yields MLILASASQSRKKLLENCQIEFIQIASKFDETTIQEKNIFNLALELSFQKANSLSENIQNLSLPEEFNYGTMEILGCDSIFEFKGEAYGKPSNKEEAFIRWKKMSGEFGFLHTGHTLIIGNFDSTSNIFKITEIIKKTVSSRVYFSNLEDWEIKSYVDTNEPLYCAGGFALEGIGGKYIEKIEGCFSNVMGLSLPWLRENLYR from the coding sequence GTGTTAATTCTAGCCTCTGCTTCTCAATCTAGAAAGAAATTACTAGAAAATTGTCAAATCGAATTTATCCAAATAGCAAGTAAATTTGATGAAACTACTATTCAAGAAAAGAATATATTTAATTTAGCTTTGGAATTATCTTTTCAAAAGGCTAATAGTTTATCTGAAAATATTCAAAACTTATCATTGCCCGAAGAATTTAATTATGGAACTATGGAAATACTTGGGTGCGATTCAATTTTTGAATTTAAAGGAGAAGCTTATGGAAAACCATCTAACAAAGAGGAGGCATTTATTAGATGGAAAAAAATGTCTGGAGAATTTGGATTTTTACATACTGGTCATACTCTAATAATTGGGAATTTTGATTCAACTTCCAATATTTTTAAAATCACTGAAATAATAAAAAAAACAGTAAGTTCAAGAGTTTATTTTTCTAATTTGGAGGATTGGGAAATCAAGAGTTATGTAGATACAAATGAACCTTTATATTGCGCAGGAGGATTTGCCTTGGAAGGTATTGGTGGCAAATATATAGAAAAAATAGAGGGTTGTTTTAGTAATGTAATGGGTTTAAGTTTGCCATGGCTCAGAGAAAATTTATATAGATAA
- a CDS encoding cobyric acid synthase: protein MELEAKLHEIRKPIMVLGTSSGAGKSLTVTAICRILKNLGEEPIPFKGQNMSNNAWVDWEGGEMAYSQALQAFACGINPSAEMNPILLKPQGNSISEVIHLGKSIGITTASNYYKDWFIPGWEVIKKSLSSIYEKTPNCRLIIEGAGSPVEMNLIHRDLTNLRVAKYLNANCILVTDIERGGVFAQIIGTLELMKPEEKKLIKGIIINRFRGDLSLFAEGKKWIESKTQIPIIGIIPWLNDSFPPEDSLDLLEKKSRHTTAEIKVGIIKLPSISNFSDFDPLENEKSILIEWVRESQNLKKFDFIILPGSKQTIKDQIYLKESGLSQDIKEYSNNKGNIIGICGGLQMLGTSLEDPFFKEGSKSCLEQKIKGIGLLPLKTTFFEKKLTRQISSESLWPCHSKINGFEIHNGKTELVESENLLKIRPIFKDLDLGWYTEKKEGGTIAGTYIHGIFENDNWRDQYINLIRKSKNLPIFNKKSISYKKKRESIIDNLANEFDKHLNITSLLN from the coding sequence ATGGAGTTAGAAGCAAAATTACATGAAATAAGGAAACCAATAATGGTCTTAGGTACTTCCAGTGGAGCAGGGAAATCGTTAACGGTTACTGCTATTTGCAGGATTCTTAAAAATTTAGGAGAAGAACCAATACCTTTTAAAGGACAAAATATGAGTAACAATGCTTGGGTTGATTGGGAAGGTGGAGAGATGGCATATTCACAAGCACTTCAAGCTTTTGCTTGTGGTATTAATCCCTCTGCAGAGATGAATCCCATTTTATTAAAACCACAAGGAAACTCAATAAGCGAGGTGATTCACCTTGGCAAAAGTATAGGAATAACAACTGCCTCAAATTACTACAAAGATTGGTTTATTCCAGGTTGGGAAGTAATTAAAAAAAGTCTAAGTTCTATTTATGAAAAAACCCCAAATTGCCGTTTAATTATCGAAGGTGCTGGAAGTCCAGTAGAAATGAATTTGATTCATAGAGATCTTACTAATTTAAGAGTTGCTAAGTATTTAAATGCAAATTGCATTTTAGTTACTGATATTGAAAGAGGGGGTGTATTTGCCCAAATAATAGGAACGCTTGAATTAATGAAACCTGAAGAAAAAAAACTTATTAAGGGGATAATTATAAATAGATTCAGAGGAGACCTTTCATTATTTGCAGAGGGGAAAAAATGGATAGAAAGTAAAACTCAAATTCCCATCATTGGAATTATTCCATGGCTAAATGACTCATTTCCTCCAGAAGATTCACTAGATTTATTAGAAAAAAAATCTCGTCACACAACTGCCGAGATAAAAGTAGGAATTATAAAATTACCATCTATAAGCAATTTTTCAGATTTTGATCCATTAGAAAATGAAAAATCAATACTAATTGAATGGGTAAGAGAATCCCAAAACTTAAAAAAGTTCGATTTTATTATCCTTCCTGGAAGTAAGCAAACTATTAAAGATCAAATTTATCTCAAAGAAAGTGGTTTATCTCAGGACATAAAAGAATACTCAAACAATAAAGGAAATATTATTGGTATTTGTGGAGGTTTACAAATGTTAGGGACATCACTTGAAGATCCTTTTTTCAAAGAGGGGTCAAAAAGTTGTTTAGAACAAAAAATTAAAGGAATTGGATTACTGCCATTAAAAACCACTTTCTTTGAGAAAAAATTGACCAGACAAATCAGCTCCGAATCTTTATGGCCATGCCACTCAAAAATTAATGGATTCGAAATTCACAACGGCAAAACTGAATTAGTAGAAAGTGAAAACTTATTAAAGATTAGGCCTATTTTTAAGGATTTAGATCTTGGTTGGTATACTGAAAAAAAGGAAGGTGGAACTATCGCAGGTACATACATTCACGGGATCTTTGAAAATGATAATTGGAGAGATCAATATATAAATTTAATAAGGAAAAGTAAAAATTTACCAATATTCAATAAAAAATCAATATCTTATAAAAAGAAAAGAGAATCAATTATTGATAATCTTGCCAACGAATTTGATAAACATCTAAATATCACATCATTACTAAATTGA
- a CDS encoding 2Fe-2S iron-sulfur cluster-binding protein, which produces MKDKKIKILWANNNETYASEGDDWFSTAEKAGLEIPTGCLTGSCGACEIDVNGKTIRACISDIKSNKKSLLKVSLTTDPFWES; this is translated from the coding sequence TTGAAAGATAAAAAAATTAAAATTCTATGGGCAAATAATAACGAGACCTATGCTTCTGAGGGAGATGATTGGTTCTCAACTGCAGAAAAAGCAGGTTTAGAAATTCCAACTGGCTGCTTAACAGGTAGTTGCGGTGCCTGTGAGATAGATGTAAATGGTAAAACGATAAGGGCTTGTATAAGCGATATTAAAAGCAATAAAAAAAGTCTATTAAAAGTTTCTTTAACTACAGATCCCTTTTGGGAAAGCTAA
- a CDS encoding Gfo/Idh/MocA family oxidoreductase — translation MKKKQVLIIGYGSIGKKYGDYLKDQDKYDISIVDPSSKALKEAKTNNFEVFEELNEKVFKNQFDYGIVSNWGPDHTNTCDLIIKNQIEKITVEKPFCNNLFLGEKLLEKINRDKIKVNVHFRWPYIGLIEEIQFIEKKFNLGTISSINIIGGANCLSTGGIHWMDFACRHFKSMPKIISSLNNCDKINPRSKELIYIDGSSVFIFENNKRLFFNLDNNSSIASETKLVYKHGYITIDSKSIIRVYKRNKKEIEIAENQITRYGIANLIYESKILQNKSSIPNVVEEIFDDNKNEMICSAFDGLRASRMLILCLESSKLGKQLNYHQHAEIEFNNSWNIS, via the coding sequence ATGAAGAAAAAACAAGTTTTAATTATAGGCTATGGTTCTATTGGGAAGAAATATGGAGACTATTTAAAGGATCAAGATAAATATGATATATCAATTGTAGATCCATCCTCTAAGGCACTTAAAGAAGCAAAAACAAATAATTTCGAAGTTTTTGAAGAATTAAATGAAAAAGTTTTTAAAAACCAATTTGATTATGGGATTGTTTCAAACTGGGGTCCAGATCATACAAATACATGTGATTTGATTATCAAAAATCAAATAGAGAAAATCACGGTAGAAAAACCATTTTGTAATAATCTTTTTTTAGGAGAAAAGTTATTAGAAAAAATTAATAGAGATAAAATTAAAGTTAATGTTCACTTTAGATGGCCTTATATTGGCTTAATTGAGGAAATACAATTTATTGAAAAAAAATTTAATCTTGGAACTATATCTTCAATTAATATTATTGGAGGCGCGAATTGCTTAAGCACAGGCGGCATTCATTGGATGGATTTTGCTTGTAGGCACTTTAAAAGTATGCCCAAAATAATTTCTAGTTTAAATAATTGCGATAAAATAAATCCAAGGAGTAAAGAATTAATCTACATAGACGGCTCCAGCGTTTTTATTTTTGAAAATAATAAAAGACTTTTTTTTAATTTAGACAACAATAGTTCAATTGCATCGGAAACCAAATTAGTTTATAAGCATGGATACATAACTATAGATTCCAAATCAATTATTAGAGTTTACAAAAGAAATAAGAAGGAAATTGAAATTGCTGAGAATCAAATAACAAGGTATGGAATTGCAAATCTAATTTATGAATCAAAAATTCTTCAAAATAAATCATCAATTCCAAATGTTGTAGAAGAGATATTTGATGATAACAAAAATGAAATGATTTGTTCAGCTTTTGATGGATTAAGAGCCTCAAGAATGTTAATCTTATGTCTTGAAAGCTCTAAATTAGGCAAACAATTAAATTACCATCAACATGCGGAAATAGAGTTTAACAACTCCTGGAATATAAGCTAA
- a CDS encoding Gfo/Idh/MocA family oxidoreductase, whose amino-acid sequence MELLYIGSGPISNFHLPALVKSGFSIKKIATRENSDRCQSFCKDHELIHAFENKGYKFAIQNEKFDCAVIAIDTQATPKVLKDIISLNIPILVEKPVGWHPKQLKEILNEYQSFSENILVAYNRRFYKGVNILKDFIQNNKDGILRVSIPDSINTVRQFLVNGCHMIDLINYLIPELEIQYSKSNIESNNIIKNFAAIAKGANNWQVLIDSKPGVPDNFEISASSNNCVYKLRPIEVLKIFEEMSILEPTKEMPLRRYVPSLKEEYIEDASFKPGFLSQAQAFMEFCINKKESPGISKLADALRTLELCHRIINEQNISYSQFINL is encoded by the coding sequence ATGGAACTTCTTTACATAGGATCTGGACCAATTTCTAATTTTCACTTGCCCGCATTAGTGAAAAGTGGCTTCTCCATAAAAAAAATAGCTACAAGAGAGAATTCAGATCGTTGTCAATCATTCTGCAAAGACCATGAATTAATTCATGCTTTTGAAAATAAAGGATATAAATTTGCTATTCAAAACGAGAAATTTGATTGTGCTGTGATAGCTATAGACACTCAAGCAACCCCAAAAGTCCTTAAGGATATTATTAGCCTTAATATCCCTATTTTAGTTGAAAAGCCAGTTGGATGGCATCCTAAGCAGCTCAAAGAAATCCTAAATGAATATCAAAGTTTTTCAGAAAATATCTTAGTTGCTTACAATAGAAGATTTTATAAAGGTGTGAATATCTTAAAAGATTTCATTCAAAATAATAAAGATGGCATTTTGAGAGTTTCTATTCCTGATTCGATTAATACAGTTAGACAATTTTTAGTCAATGGGTGTCATATGATTGACTTGATAAATTATCTTATTCCTGAATTAGAAATCCAGTATAGTAAATCTAATATTGAATCAAACAATATTATTAAAAATTTTGCTGCAATTGCTAAAGGCGCAAATAATTGGCAGGTGTTAATTGATAGCAAACCAGGAGTACCAGACAATTTCGAAATCTCTGCATCTTCAAATAATTGCGTCTATAAATTAAGACCAATTGAAGTATTAAAGATTTTTGAAGAAATGAGTATTTTGGAACCTACGAAAGAAATGCCACTGAGAAGATATGTCCCATCACTAAAAGAAGAATATATTGAAGATGCATCATTTAAGCCTGGTTTTCTTTCGCAAGCTCAAGCTTTTATGGAATTTTGTATAAACAAAAAAGAATCACCTGGAATATCAAAATTGGCTGATGCTTTAAGGACTTTAGAATTATGCCATAGGATAATAAATGAACAAAACATTTCTTACAGTCAATTTATAAACTTATGA
- a CDS encoding acylneuraminate cytidylyltransferase family protein — protein sequence MKKYYCLIPARGGSKGIKGKNIKLLEGKPLIAYTIECAKESRIFEKIFVSTDDSQIAKVAKDYGAQIPFMRDASLGGDRTHMFKVYKEFAKKLTAIKDEDILMILLPTNPLRNIEDIHLVKNAYENDKDLEWVFTCNECEHHPYRAVRVCEKTNIMQPFFPIENKVMWSNRQELPKAYRFNGAIISGKTGLIRNNEEYPIDSFNYMDAKVKGVVSSEYSRLDIDTMLDFRFIESLLKIVK from the coding sequence ATGAAAAAATACTATTGCTTAATACCTGCCAGGGGAGGCTCAAAAGGAATTAAAGGGAAAAATATTAAACTTTTAGAAGGGAAACCTCTTATTGCCTACACAATTGAATGTGCAAAAGAATCAAGAATTTTTGAAAAGATTTTTGTGAGCACCGACGATTCTCAAATAGCAAAAGTTGCGAAAGATTATGGAGCTCAAATACCTTTTATGAGAGATGCCTCTCTTGGAGGAGATAGAACACATATGTTTAAGGTTTATAAAGAATTTGCAAAAAAATTAACTGCAATCAAAGATGAAGATATCCTAATGATTCTATTGCCTACTAATCCCTTAAGGAATATAGAAGATATTCATTTAGTTAAAAATGCATATGAAAATGATAAAGATTTAGAATGGGTTTTTACTTGTAACGAATGTGAGCATCACCCATATAGAGCAGTAAGGGTCTGTGAAAAAACAAACATTATGCAGCCTTTTTTTCCTATAGAAAATAAAGTAATGTGGTCAAATAGACAAGAATTACCTAAAGCTTATCGTTTTAATGGTGCAATAATATCTGGCAAAACTGGTTTAATTAGAAATAATGAAGAATACCCTATAGATAGTTTTAACTATATGGACGCCAAAGTAAAAGGTGTGGTCTCATCTGAGTATTCAAGGCTAGATATTGATACAATGCTTGACTTTAGATTTATCGAAAGCTTATTAAAAATAGTCAAATAG
- a CDS encoding formyl transferase, with translation MTIVLITGTQNRHLSIASKLIDNFEVIWIRYKRKLVPQVDQIQSNFLKEHLEKLVKDETDELGIFNINEILKSKNIIKSLEIDSLKNFNELSPKFLESFEFNADATVIYGSGIIGDDFMKVLPQPLINIHGGISPYFKGSSTLLYALALGQPELLGMTIHEIDSGIDSGDIFCHLLPDLKFGMSPTKMFASCQKKLYEEIENIINKIIEGSLTSVPQSKFGRTFMERDYREAILKSIYTMYEEGFFNLSISELKKLRNKYKLREC, from the coding sequence ATGACAATAGTTTTAATAACGGGGACTCAAAATAGACACCTAAGTATAGCTTCAAAACTTATAGATAATTTTGAAGTTATTTGGATTAGATATAAAAGAAAATTAGTTCCTCAAGTTGATCAAATTCAGTCGAATTTTCTTAAAGAGCATCTTGAAAAACTTGTTAAAGATGAGACAGATGAGTTAGGTATTTTTAATATAAATGAGATTCTCAAGAGTAAGAATATTATTAAAAGTTTGGAAATCGATTCTTTAAAGAATTTCAATGAGTTATCTCCAAAGTTTCTAGAAAGTTTTGAATTTAATGCAGATGCTACTGTTATATATGGGAGCGGTATAATAGGTGATGATTTCATGAAAGTCCTGCCACAACCTCTTATAAATATCCATGGCGGGATTTCGCCATATTTCAAAGGTTCAAGTACACTTTTGTACGCTTTAGCCTTAGGTCAACCTGAACTATTAGGGATGACGATTCATGAGATTGATTCTGGCATAGATTCGGGAGATATATTTTGTCACTTGCTTCCTGATCTTAAGTTTGGGATGAGTCCAACAAAAATGTTTGCATCTTGTCAAAAAAAATTATACGAAGAAATTGAAAATATTATTAATAAAATAATAGAAGGGAGCTTGACTTCAGTGCCACAATCTAAGTTTGGAAGAACATTTATGGAAAGAGATTATAGAGAAGCTATTCTTAAAAGTATTTACACAATGTATGAAGAAGGTTTTTTTAATTTATCAATTTCTGAATTAAAGAAATTAAGAAATAAATATAAATTAAGAGAATGTTAG
- a CDS encoding DUF4910 domain-containing protein, with protein sequence MKDIYNDLSFLFNNNRGIVSDLNNDLNKRLCELIPFKKIKYKSGEKIDNWKVPLSWELIRVEVKINSLSINQKDIPLIVPFGTASFRVSGNYIDLKKFIYTLEDKPLATPYRTNYYSPKNYKICLPFKYLSCLNDEDQISINVESRTKPSNLEVLEITLEGNSKHEILFTTYNCHPGLGNDNFSGLIGLCKLYRQLSNLNNLHFTYRFAVFPETIGAIFYINYLQKNDELQNILFSSVLTCLGGKLKNYSFKESPVKSSYSEAYKNELKKEIPNIKIMPFTPDGSDERQFSSPNVGIASSSLCRNRYYEYEEYHTSLDTLEYMDICAVNESTNFIFNAIKSLDKNLRIPKSHARFGEPCLSAYDLFLHDGGSYTSKKTNSNINQKKILFTLLSIIDGKLSFEEIVKLTMSKIDSERSDVEKVLQKVIDLNIVYD encoded by the coding sequence ATGAAAGATATTTACAATGATTTATCTTTTTTATTCAATAATAATAGAGGTATAGTTAGTGACTTAAATAATGATTTAAACAAAAGATTATGTGAATTAATTCCATTTAAAAAAATAAAATATAAATCTGGAGAAAAAATTGACAATTGGAAAGTTCCTTTATCTTGGGAATTAATTAGAGTAGAAGTTAAAATTAATTCCTTATCAATAAATCAAAAAGATATACCTTTGATTGTGCCTTTTGGAACCGCATCATTTAGAGTTTCAGGAAATTATATTGATCTTAAAAAATTTATTTATACTTTAGAGGATAAACCTTTAGCTACTCCTTATAGAACAAATTACTATTCGCCCAAAAATTATAAGATCTGTTTACCCTTTAAATATTTATCCTGTCTAAATGATGAAGACCAAATATCAATAAATGTAGAGTCAAGAACCAAGCCATCGAATTTAGAAGTTCTTGAAATAACCTTAGAAGGTAATTCAAAGCATGAAATTCTTTTTACAACTTATAACTGTCATCCTGGATTAGGTAATGATAATTTTTCCGGTTTAATTGGATTGTGCAAATTATACAGACAACTTTCAAATCTTAATAACCTTCACTTTACTTATCGTTTTGCCGTTTTCCCAGAGACAATAGGTGCTATTTTTTATATAAACTATCTTCAAAAAAATGATGAATTACAAAATATTCTTTTTAGCTCAGTTTTAACATGCCTAGGAGGTAAATTAAAAAATTATAGTTTCAAAGAATCCCCAGTAAAATCATCTTATTCCGAAGCGTATAAAAACGAATTAAAAAAAGAAATCCCTAATATAAAAATAATGCCATTTACTCCTGATGGCAGTGATGAGAGACAATTCTCTTCCCCAAATGTTGGAATTGCGAGTTCAAGCCTATGCAGAAACAGATACTACGAATATGAAGAATATCATACATCTCTTGATACACTTGAATATATGGATATTTGTGCAGTAAACGAAAGCACAAATTTTATATTTAATGCAATTAAAAGTCTTGATAAAAATCTCAGGATTCCAAAGTCTCATGCCAGATTTGGAGAACCTTGCTTAAGTGCTTATGATTTGTTTTTACATGATGGGGGCTCATATACATCGAAAAAAACCAATTCTAATATAAATCAAAAAAAAATATTATTTACACTTTTATCAATTATTGATGGTAAACTCTCTTTCGAAGAGATAGTTAAACTTACTATGAGTAAAATAGATTCCGAGAGATCAGATGTTGAGAAAGTTCTTCAAAAAGTAATAGATTTAAATATAGTTTATGATTAA
- a CDS encoding class I SAM-dependent methyltransferase, translated as MAKSYNDEYFLKRSKNRNKLAYENDFKFIKNNINDISNILDFGCGEMLFTRFLLKLTSQVYVYDPSPTIQNLFEYKKQFKQYNEDQQYDAICLRGVIQHLPTPFKTISNLINHNLKSGGYLIFTASPNTYSPYYILNKTLPPLVENLNYWVPSTVELRKVMNNYNMQHLKTQYPYLNSGYANPIQDHYKFILNLLGMRSKYPFWFSIFNSIYIKK; from the coding sequence ATGGCAAAATCTTACAACGATGAATACTTTTTAAAGAGGTCTAAAAACAGAAATAAACTCGCTTACGAAAATGATTTCAAATTTATAAAAAATAATATAAATGATATAAGTAACATTCTGGATTTTGGTTGTGGAGAAATGCTATTTACAAGATTTCTTTTAAAACTAACTTCTCAGGTTTATGTTTACGATCCATCACCAACAATACAAAATTTATTTGAATATAAAAAACAGTTCAAGCAATATAATGAAGACCAACAATATGATGCTATTTGCTTAAGAGGAGTAATACAGCACCTCCCTACACCTTTTAAAACAATATCTAATTTGATTAATCATAATCTAAAAAGTGGAGGTTATTTAATTTTCACTGCTTCACCTAATACCTATTCACCCTACTATATTTTAAATAAAACATTGCCACCGCTAGTTGAAAATTTGAATTACTGGGTACCTTCAACAGTTGAATTAAGAAAGGTAATGAATAATTACAATATGCAGCATTTAAAAACACAATATCCTTACCTCAATAGTGGATATGCGAATCCTATCCAAGATCATTATAAATTCATTTTAAACCTTCTTGGTATGAGATCTAAATATCCATTCTGGTTTAGTATTTTTAACAGTATTTATATAAAAAAATAG
- a CDS encoding rhomboid family intramembrane serine protease: MPFNNSISKYDWQFIVTGFLLISVFIFTDLIGVIDKEYFYFVPRLISVQPYRIFTSTLTHADLNHLLTNLSGIIITRYFLMRLRIKSRFFYLKFILICSFLNFFIIWFYEMTLSYFNIFPNYASIGFSGIIYAFLGFLLLTSIYGKKYFLGKEIGFKSNYEVQKMLKTICLIGLIFSFLPGVSLLGHLSGFISGCCLFLI; encoded by the coding sequence ATGCCTTTTAATAATTCAATATCAAAATATGATTGGCAGTTTATTGTAACTGGATTTTTGTTAATCTCAGTTTTTATTTTTACAGATTTAATTGGAGTTATTGATAAGGAATATTTTTACTTTGTACCAAGATTAATTAGTGTTCAACCCTATAGGATTTTCACATCAACTCTAACTCATGCAGATTTAAATCATTTATTAACTAATCTTAGTGGAATTATCATCACTAGATATTTTTTGATGAGACTCAGAATTAAAAGTAGATTTTTTTATTTGAAATTTATTTTAATTTGTTCTTTTTTAAATTTTTTTATTATCTGGTTTTACGAGATGACTCTATCGTACTTTAATATCTTTCCGAATTATGCCTCAATAGGATTTAGTGGAATAATTTATGCTTTTTTGGGATTCTTATTGTTAACTTCTATTTATGGAAAGAAATATTTTTTAGGTAAAGAAATTGGTTTTAAGTCTAATTATGAAGTTCAAAAAATGTTAAAAACAATATGCCTGATAGGTCTGATTTTCTCTTTTTTGCCGGGGGTAAGTTTACTTGGGCACTTAAGTGGATTTATTTCAGGATGTTGTTTATTTTTAATCTAA